A window from Theropithecus gelada isolate Dixy chromosome 1, Tgel_1.0, whole genome shotgun sequence encodes these proteins:
- the C1H1orf216 gene encoding UPF0500 protein C1orf216 homolog isoform X1 → MFAIQPGLAEGGQFLGDPPPGVCQPELQPDNNSNFMASAKDANENWHGMPGRVEPILRRSSPESPSDNQAFQAPGSPEEGVRSPPEGAEIPGAEPEKMGGPGTVCSPLEDNGYASSSLSINSPSSSPEPACGTPQGLGPPDPLLPSVAQAVQHLQAQERYKEQEKEKHHVHLVMYRRLALLQWIRGLQHQLIDQQARLQESFDTILDNRKELIRCLQQRAAPSRPQDQG, encoded by the coding sequence ATGTTCGCCATCCAGCCAGGGCTAGCTGAGGGGGGCCAATTCCTGGGGGACCCACCTCCTGGAGTATGTCAGCCCGAGCTCCAACCAGACAACAACTCCAACTTCATGGCAAGTGCCAAGGATGCTAATGAGAATTGGCATGGGATGCCAGGCAGAGTGGAACCTATCCTGAGGAGGAGCTCCCCTGAGTCGCCCTCTGACAACCAGGCCTTCCAGGCCCCTGGATCCCCTGAGGAAGGGGTGCGCAGCCCCCCAGAGGGGGCAGAGATTCCCGGGGCTGAGCCTGAGAAGATGGGTGGTCCTGGCACAGTCtgctcccctctggaggacaatGGCTATGCCAGCAGTTCCCTGAGTATCAACAGCCCTAGCAGCAGTCCTGAGCCTGCCTGTGGGACCCCGCAAGGCCTTGGCCCTCCCGATCCTCTTCTGCCCTCAGTGGCCCAGGCTGTGCAGCACTTACAAGCCCAGGAGCGCTACaaagagcaggagaaagaaaagcacCACGTGCACTTGGTGATGTACCGTCGCCTGGCACTGCTCCAGTGGATCCGGGGCCTGCAGCATCAGTTGATTGACCAGCAGGCCCGACTACAGGAGAGCTTCGACACCATCCTAGACAACCGGAAGGAGCTCATTCGCTGTCTCCAGCAGAGGGCAGCACCATCCAGGCCCCAGGACCAGGGCTAA
- the C1H1orf216 gene encoding UPF0500 protein C1orf216 homolog isoform X2, giving the protein MASAKDANENWHGMPGRVEPILRRSSPESPSDNQAFQAPGSPEEGVRSPPEGAEIPGAEPEKMGGPGTVCSPLEDNGYASSSLSINSPSSSPEPACGTPQGLGPPDPLLPSVAQAVQHLQAQERYKEQEKEKHHVHLVMYRRLALLQWIRGLQHQLIDQQARLQESFDTILDNRKELIRCLQQRAAPSRPQDQG; this is encoded by the coding sequence ATGGCAAGTGCCAAGGATGCTAATGAGAATTGGCATGGGATGCCAGGCAGAGTGGAACCTATCCTGAGGAGGAGCTCCCCTGAGTCGCCCTCTGACAACCAGGCCTTCCAGGCCCCTGGATCCCCTGAGGAAGGGGTGCGCAGCCCCCCAGAGGGGGCAGAGATTCCCGGGGCTGAGCCTGAGAAGATGGGTGGTCCTGGCACAGTCtgctcccctctggaggacaatGGCTATGCCAGCAGTTCCCTGAGTATCAACAGCCCTAGCAGCAGTCCTGAGCCTGCCTGTGGGACCCCGCAAGGCCTTGGCCCTCCCGATCCTCTTCTGCCCTCAGTGGCCCAGGCTGTGCAGCACTTACAAGCCCAGGAGCGCTACaaagagcaggagaaagaaaagcacCACGTGCACTTGGTGATGTACCGTCGCCTGGCACTGCTCCAGTGGATCCGGGGCCTGCAGCATCAGTTGATTGACCAGCAGGCCCGACTACAGGAGAGCTTCGACACCATCCTAGACAACCGGAAGGAGCTCATTCGCTGTCTCCAGCAGAGGGCAGCACCATCCAGGCCCCAGGACCAGGGCTAA